GGCGGACCTCGTGCGGGCGCTCGAAGACCAGCTCGCCCCCCTGGGGGTGGATGTGCGGACGGGCGAGGTGGCGCACACGTTAGAGCCGGACGGGGCAGGTGGCTGGGTGGTCGGCACGGAGCGTGGACGGTACGAGGCGGGCGCCGTCCTCCTCGCGGCGGGATTGGGCGCCCTGTTGCCGCGTGAGGCGCGGGTGCCGGGGGTGGAGGCTCATCCGGACGTGCGGACGGACCTGCCCAAGCCCGCCGAATTCGCGGGCAAACGCGTCCTCGTGATCGGCGGGGTGCCCCAGGCGACGCGGGCCGCCCTCGGACTCGCGGACGCCGGGGCGGAAGTCACCCTCACCCACCGCCGGGCGGGGTTCCGGGGCGAGCCGGGGGAGTTGGCGCGGCTGGAGGAGTTGCGCTCGGCTGGACGGGTGGAGGTGTTCGCACCCGCCGTCCTCCAACACCTCACACCGCAGGGCGCGGAGCTGACGGTCAGCGGCGAGACCATCCAGCGCGAGGCCGACACCATCCTCGTCCTGGGCGGCTACCTCCCTGACCTCTCTCCCCTTCAGGGCTGGCCCCTTGGGTGGGACGGCGAGTACGTCCCGGACGGCCCCGGTGGAGAGACCTCACTCCCCGGCGTGTACGTGGTCGGCGACCTCGCCCGCTCCGGCAAGGATTTCAAGCTGCTCTCGCTTGCCTTCGCGCAGGCGGCCATCGCTGCCAACCACGCCGCGCACCACGTCCGCCCGGACCTCAAGGTGAGGCCGGGGCACAGCAGCGAGCGGGGCGGGTATCCGGTGAGGAGCGAGGAGCGGGCCTCGTCTCGATGACCCGCCGTGACCTGCCTGCATTGAAGTTGCCTCTACAGTAGGTTCATGACTGCTACCCCCTCTTCCCTCGTGGTCTACGTTGATGTGGACGAGACACTTATCCGCAATTACGGCAAGACGCGTATCCCTATTCCGGCGGTCATCAAGCACGTCCGCTCGCTCTTCGAGCAGGGCGCGGAGTTGTGCTGCTGGAGTTCCGGCGGGGCACAATACGCGCGACAGAGTGCAGTCGAGTGCGGACTGGAAGACTGCTTTGCTGCCTTCCTGCCGAAACCTCAAGTCTTGCTGGACGATCAGCCCATCTCGAACTGGAGACGACTCGTGCAGATTCACCCCAATGGCTGCGACGACCAGTCGGTCCAGGACTACCGGGCGGCCCTTCCCGGCCCTCGGTAGCGTCCGGGCGGTCAGCCTCTCGACCCCGCTAGAATGCCGCTTATGGCGTTTTTGTCGGTCCTGCTCCTCGTCCTGGCGTTCTTCGTGGGGAGCCTGCCGCTGGGCCACTGGCTGCTTTCCCGCATGGGCGTGGACCCGCGCGTGAACAACGCCTACAACCTCGGCGTGGAGAACGTGCTACGGCGGGTCGGGCCGGGGCTGGCGGCGGCGAGCGCGGGGTTGGATTTCTCCAAGGGGTTCCTCGCCGTGCTGATGGCGTCCTCGCTCGGCTCCCGCGAGCTGTGCGTCCTCGCCGCCCTCGCCGCGTACCTGGGGCACCTCAACCCGCCGCGTGCCCTGTACGGGGGAGTGCCGCCGCGTGGACGGGGGAACCTCGTCTTGTTCGGCGTCCTCGCCGGGCTCGCCGTGGCGGGTGGGGTGAATTTTTGGATCGCCGCGCTGCCCGTGGTCGTGTATGCCGCCGTGGTCGGCTACTGGGGCTACGTGAGCGCCGCGACCGTCCTCGGGCTGCTCGCCTTCGCCCTTTTGGTGGCGGTGTCGCCGCTGGGAATTCCGGCCAAGCTGGGCGCTCTCGGCCTCCTCGTGGCGGCGACGTGGCGCTTCAAGGAGAACCTGGGGCGCATCCTCGACGGCACCGAGCCGCGCGTGGGCGAGGACGTGCCGGTGGCGGGCAAGCGGGACGATCAGGTCGTCACCGCCTTCATGATCCACCCGATGACGCTGGAGAACTTCTGGGTCACGCGCCGCTTCTCGTGGATGAAGCCCCTCGTCGAGCGCGGCGTGATCAGCGAGGCGAGCGTTCGCCACATGGCAGCGAACCTGCGGCCCATGAAGATCGGGGAACTCCACGGCATCAAGACCAATGAGGGCAAGGAGATTCGCTGTTACCTCCTGAGCAGCCCCCTCCTTCCCGACGTGTTCACCTCCGACCCTGACCTCGCCACCCGCCGCGCCATCGAGGGCGCCCGGCTCGCGCAGGAACTCGGGGCGGAGGTGTTCGGGCTCGGCGCTTTCTGGTCGGTCGTGGGCAACAAGGGGGTGGACGTGCAGGCCGCCGTGCCCGACCTCACGATCACGAACGGCGGCGCGTACACGAGCGGCACGGTCAAGGCCGCCATCCCCGGCATCCTGCACCACTTTCAGGAGACGGGGCGGGACCTGGGGCAGGCCACGGCGGGCATCGTGGGCGCGAACGGGGTGGTCGCCTTCGGCATCGCGCGGACCATCGCCCCGCAGGTGGGCAAGGTCATCATGATCGGGCGGGATATGGAGAGGCTGGAGCGGAGTGCCGCGACCCTGCGCCGCGCCGTGAAGGACACCGAGATCGTCACGACGACGAGTTACGACACGCTGCGCGAGGCCGACCTGATCTTCAGCGCGACGAGCGATCCGAACCCCGTCATCTTCCCGCAGCACGTCAAGCCCGGCGCCTGGATTTTCGACGAGGGGCGCCCCGCCGACGTTCATGAGAGCGTGCTGGACGTTCCCGGCGTGCGCGTGATTCCCGGCGGCGTGGTGCGCCCGCCCGGCGGCATGACGAGCAACATCGACCTGCAATTCGGGGAGGGCGCGGTGCCCGCCTGCCTCGCCGAGACCCTGATCATCGCGGCGACCGGGGAGCACCACCGCAAGAGCCTGGGGCCGCAAACACTCACCGAGAACATCAATTTCTTCGTGGAACAGGCGGAGCGGCTGGGCTTTCAGGTCGTGGACTGAGGCGGGGGCCCCTCCTCCCGCAAGGGCCCGTCAGCAAACTTACCCTCGGCCCGACCGTGCGGACCCTATCCTTCCCGGAGATGGCCGCGCCCCCCCTGCGTTCCCGACGCCGAACATTCCGGCTCACTCTCGGCACTCTGACGCTTGCCGGACTCGGCCTGCTTGGACGCGCGGACGCGGTGGGCTCGGAATTCCCGCTGGGGCTGGGCACCGTGCTGCCACCCTCGCCGCTCAACCCCGCCGCGCTGACGTGTCCCGTCCCCACCGACCCCCTCGAACTCGCCCTCTGGCGGGTGACGACCGAGGGCGGGCGGGCGGACCACTCGTGCGGCAACGCCTTCGCGGGCTTCCTGCGAACGCCGCGCGTGAACGGACAACCCGACGCCTTCGACGTGACGGCGGAGCAGATCCGGCAGGCCCGCTCGGAGGTTCTCCTCGCCAACATGGAGTGGCACGCGGGGGAGGAGCGCCCGGGCTGGACCTTCGCCCAGGCGGCCCGGAGCCTGTACGGGCGGGTGCGGGCCAATCCCGCCGCCTACCCGCAGGGCATGACCGTCAAGGTGGCGCTGGGCGGCTTTCCCGACCTGGGCCGCGAGGACGGCGCCACCCAGGCCCTCGAACTCGTGCGGGACCTGACGCGGCTCGGCGTCCCCCTGAACGACGCGCGGGTGGGGTGGCGGCTGGACGTGGCGAACTACCGCTACTTCCCGCATAGCCACGTGAAGCTGCACGTGATCGACGGGCAGGACCTCACCGTCTCCGGCTACAACTTCACCGTCTGGCACCTGCCAGGCACCGAGCGGGGCGGGCGCGACCTTCACGACCTCGGCCTGCGGATGCGCGGCCCGGTCGCGCAAGATGGTGTGGCCGTGTTCGACGACCTGTGGCGCAACTCGCGGCAGGTGCGCTGCCCGGAGAACGTGGCGGCGGACGAGGTGGCGCGGCGGTGCTTCGTGGGCGAGCCCGGTCCCCCCACCCACCCGGACGCGGCCCGGAGCCTTGAGGTGGCGGGTGACTCGCGCGCCTTCATGCTTTACCGCCGCCCGGGTTTCGACCAGGCCGACCGGGCGCAGGTGGCGCTGATCGGCGCGGCGCGGCAGAACATCGACCTGATGCAGGCGGAGTTCAGCCCCTCGCTGGGGTGCTGGTCCGCCTACCTCCAGCCGCAGGACTGCCCGGTGGGCCGCTGGCCGGTGTACCTCGGCGCCGTCCTGCACGCGATGGAGCGCGGGGTAAGGGTCCGCGCGCTGATGGTGGACTACGGCATCGACCGCGTTCCCAACCGCAGCGGCGTCGCCCTCCTCCGGCTGGAGGCGCGGCGGCGCGGCATCGAGGACCGTTTCGAGGCGCGGTACGTCACCTTCGGGATGCACACGAAGGCGTACACGGTGGACGACCGCATGGTGCTGGCGGGCAGCATGAACTTCCACTTCTCCGCCTGGGGGTCTCTGGGGCTGAACGAGGCGATGCTCGCCACGACCGACGCGGGGGCGGTGGCCGAGCAGCGGGCGAGGTTCGAGGACATGTGGGCGCACCACAGCCGCGAGGTCCCGCAGGAGTGGTGGATGCGGAACGTGGAGCCGGGGTTGGGGGAAGCTCAGCCGCAGACCGGGCCTAGAGTGAGGCATGACCGCGACCCGTGAGGACTGGCAAAGAGCCTGCGTGATCGAGCCCCCGCCCGGCTACACCCCCCACATCGGCGTTCTCGTCGCCATGCTGCACTACGCCCGCCTCACCACCCTGGAAGCGGTCGCGGGCCTGGGCGTGGAGGAACTGGACGCCACCCCACCGGGCTTTTCCAACTCCATCGGAACACTGCTCGCCCACATCGCGGCGGTGGACCGGGTGTACCAGCGCCTGAGTTTCGAGAACCGGGACTTCGACGAGGGGGAGGAGGCCGTCTACGGCGGGGCCCTCAGCTTCGGGCAGGCAGGCGAGCGCGTGCGGGGTCTTCCGCTGAAGCACTACCTGGGCGAGTTGGAAGCCGCCCGCGCCGACACCCTCGCCGAACTCGCCCGCCGCGACGACGCCTGGCTGGCCTCCCGCCTCCAGGTGCCCGGCTTCGACTACCCCAACCACCACTGGGCCTGGTTTCACGTCATGGAGGACGAGGTGAGCCACCGGGGACAGATTCGGATTCTCCGCAAGGCGCTGAAGGCCCAGGCACAACGCTGAGGTTGTGCTGGCCGCTGGCCGCCCCCGGGACTTCCCGCACCGCTCCTGCCCGTAAACTGGGGGCATGTCGGGGGCCCCTCATGGTTGAACGCATTCACCTCGCCAAGCCGCGCGGCTTCTGCGCCGGGGTGGTCATGGCGATTGGGGCGGTCGAGAAGGCCGCCCGCACCGAAGACAAACCCGTCACCGTCTACCACTCCATCGTCCACAACCACACGGTCGTGGAGCGGCTGGAGCAGGGGCACGACGTCCACTTCGTCGAGAGCCTGGACGACATCTCGGCGCTGCCCGCCGGGAGCGAGACGGTCGTCTTCAGCGCCCACGGCATCAGCCCGGCGGTGCGCGAGCGGGCGCGCACACTCGGCCTCGCCACCATCGACGCGACCTGCCCCCTCGTCACCAAGGTCCACACCGAGGCCAAGAAGTACGCCCGCGAGGGCTACACCATCCTGCTCATCGGCGACAGCGCCCGGCACCAGGAGGTCATCGGCACGCGCGGCG
This Deinococcus aestuarii DNA region includes the following protein-coding sequences:
- a CDS encoding DUF705 domain-containing protein; the protein is MTATPSSLVVYVDVDETLIRNYGKTRIPIPAVIKHVRSLFEQGAELCCWSSGGAQYARQSAVECGLEDCFAAFLPKPQVLLDDQPISNWRRLVQIHPNGCDDQSVQDYRAALPGPR
- a CDS encoding glycerol-3-phosphate acyltransferase: MAFLSVLLLVLAFFVGSLPLGHWLLSRMGVDPRVNNAYNLGVENVLRRVGPGLAAASAGLDFSKGFLAVLMASSLGSRELCVLAALAAYLGHLNPPRALYGGVPPRGRGNLVLFGVLAGLAVAGGVNFWIAALPVVVYAAVVGYWGYVSAATVLGLLAFALLVAVSPLGIPAKLGALGLLVAATWRFKENLGRILDGTEPRVGEDVPVAGKRDDQVVTAFMIHPMTLENFWVTRRFSWMKPLVERGVISEASVRHMAANLRPMKIGELHGIKTNEGKEIRCYLLSSPLLPDVFTSDPDLATRRAIEGARLAQELGAEVFGLGAFWSVVGNKGVDVQAAVPDLTITNGGAYTSGTVKAAIPGILHHFQETGRDLGQATAGIVGANGVVAFGIARTIAPQVGKVIMIGRDMERLERSAATLRRAVKDTEIVTTTSYDTLREADLIFSATSDPNPVIFPQHVKPGAWIFDEGRPADVHESVLDVPGVRVIPGGVVRPPGGMTSNIDLQFGEGAVPACLAETLIIAATGEHHRKSLGPQTLTENINFFVEQAERLGFQVVD
- a CDS encoding phospholipase D-like domain-containing protein, coding for MAAPPLRSRRRTFRLTLGTLTLAGLGLLGRADAVGSEFPLGLGTVLPPSPLNPAALTCPVPTDPLELALWRVTTEGGRADHSCGNAFAGFLRTPRVNGQPDAFDVTAEQIRQARSEVLLANMEWHAGEERPGWTFAQAARSLYGRVRANPAAYPQGMTVKVALGGFPDLGREDGATQALELVRDLTRLGVPLNDARVGWRLDVANYRYFPHSHVKLHVIDGQDLTVSGYNFTVWHLPGTERGGRDLHDLGLRMRGPVAQDGVAVFDDLWRNSRQVRCPENVAADEVARRCFVGEPGPPTHPDAARSLEVAGDSRAFMLYRRPGFDQADRAQVALIGAARQNIDLMQAEFSPSLGCWSAYLQPQDCPVGRWPVYLGAVLHAMERGVRVRALMVDYGIDRVPNRSGVALLRLEARRRGIEDRFEARYVTFGMHTKAYTVDDRMVLAGSMNFHFSAWGSLGLNEAMLATTDAGAVAEQRARFEDMWAHHSREVPQEWWMRNVEPGLGEAQPQTGPRVRHDRDP
- a CDS encoding NAD(P)/FAD-dependent oxidoreductase; its protein translation is MQAEPSSTSTPPRTDVLVIGGGPAGLHAAFYAGWRGLSVRLVEARGELGGQLMALYPDKTVYDAPGRPQTRAADLVRALEDQLAPLGVDVRTGEVAHTLEPDGAGGWVVGTERGRYEAGAVLLAAGLGALLPREARVPGVEAHPDVRTDLPKPAEFAGKRVLVIGGVPQATRAALGLADAGAEVTLTHRRAGFRGEPGELARLEELRSAGRVEVFAPAVLQHLTPQGAELTVSGETIQREADTILVLGGYLPDLSPLQGWPLGWDGEYVPDGPGGETSLPGVYVVGDLARSGKDFKLLSLAFAQAAIAANHAAHHVRPDLKVRPGHSSERGGYPVRSEERASSR
- a CDS encoding DUF664 domain-containing protein, which codes for MTATREDWQRACVIEPPPGYTPHIGVLVAMLHYARLTTLEAVAGLGVEELDATPPGFSNSIGTLLAHIAAVDRVYQRLSFENRDFDEGEEAVYGGALSFGQAGERVRGLPLKHYLGELEAARADTLAELARRDDAWLASRLQVPGFDYPNHHWAWFHVMEDEVSHRGQIRILRKALKAQAQR